One window of Cucurbita pepo subsp. pepo cultivar mu-cu-16 chromosome LG19, ASM280686v2, whole genome shotgun sequence genomic DNA carries:
- the LOC111782297 gene encoding 60S ribosomal protein L35a-1-like produces the protein MVKGSKGERVRLYVRGTVLGYKRSKSNQYPRTSLIQIEGVNTKEEVAWYAGKRLAYIYKAKVKQNGTHYRCIWGKVSRAHGNSGIVRAKFKSNLPPKSMGDKVRVFMYPSNI, from the exons ATGGTGAAGGGAAGCAAGGGAGAAAGAGTCAG ACTCTACGTCAGAGGAACTGTCCTTGGCTACAAGAG GTCGAAGTCAAACCAGTATCCAAGAACATCACTGATCCAGATTGAAGGTGTGAATACCAAGGAAGAGGTCGCGTGGTATGCTGGAAAACGCTTGGCATACATTTACAAGGCCAAAGTGAAGCAAAATGGAACTCACTATCGATGCATTTGGGGCAAAGTATCCAGGGCTCATGGTAACAGTGGCATTGTTCGAGCTAAGTTCAAGTCAAACTTGCCCCCAAAATCCATG GGTGACAAAGTTAGGGTATTTATGTACCCCAGCAATATTTGA
- the LOC111781520 gene encoding MACPF domain-containing protein CAD1-like yields the protein MEESGTALHTAINAVQALGRGFDVNFDTRLLYCKGVAGSTIVEVDDEHTRDICLYDDVVLLNVSWDIKNFQQPIGHRSSGICSFDEMVDYFNQKDGLSEGYPSGSFNTAFGFTGSKQIDAAAAKNLSTDGFYIPLAKFQLTSTSLLLHENVKRSVPTSWDPPALASFIENFGTHVITSITIGGKDVIYVKQHQSSPLSTMEVKRYVQDIANQRFSDTQGQAGSGSRKLKEKGLDGGLFNNQGVYPQPTSAPYPSGKEDVTVIFRRRGGDDLEQNHVKWAKTVRSSPDVIEMTFYPITALLDGVAGKEHLTRAIRLYLEYKPPLEELRYFLEFQIPRVWAPVRDTIPGHQRKEPVCPSLQFSIMGQKLYVSIEQILIGRKPVTGMCLSLEGGKQNRLSIHLQHLATLPKILQPYWDTHIAIGAPKWQGPEEQDSRWFEPVKWKNFSHVSTAPIENPETFMGELSGVYIVTGAQLGVWGFGSRYVLYMKLLYSRLPGCTIRRTLWDHLPNDKSKKLVSSSDNSNTAADDSSSGSKNIQGNKLAKLVDTTEMSKGPQDSPGHWLVTGAKLGVEKSRIVLRVKYSLLNY from the exons ATGGAGGAGAGTGGAACTGCGTTGCACACTGCTATTAACGCTGTACAGGCACTTGGTAGAGGGTTTGATGTAAATTTTGATACAAGGTTACTATATTGTAAAGGCGTAGCTGGTTCTACCATAGTAGAGGTTGACGATGAACACACTAGGGATATCtgtttgtatgatgatgtagTTTTGCTCAATGTTTCCTGGGATATCAAGAACTTCCAGCAGCCTATTGGGCATCGATCTTCTGGAATTTGTAGTTTCGATGAG ATGGTagattattttaatcaaaaggATGGTCTTTCTGAAGGTTATCCATCTGGTAGTTTTAATACTGCATTCGGCTTCACTGGTTCAAAGCAGATCGATGCTGCTGCAGCAAAGAACCTTTCCACGGATGGATTTTATATTCCACTTGCAAAATTTCAGTTGACGAGTACCTCATTATTGTTGCACGAAAACGTCAAGCGGTCTGTTCCAACTTCTTGGGATCCACCTGCCTTGGCAAG CTTTATTGAGAATTTTGGGACACATGTAATCACATCTATAACTATTGGTGGAAAGGATGTGATATATGTTAAACAACACCAGTCTTCTCCTTTATCAACCATGGAGGTAAAGAGATATGTACAGGACATTGCAAACCAGAGGTTTTCTGACACGCAAGGCCAAGCGGGTTCCGGAAGTAGAAAACTTAAGGAAAAG GGCCTTGATGGAGGACTATTCAACAACCAAGGGGTATATCCTCAGCCTACCTCTGCTCCGTATCCCTCTGGTAAAGAA gatgtcacggtcatatTCCGGAGGAGAGGAGGAGATGACTTAGAACAAAACCATGTCAAATGGGCAAAAACAGTTAGGTCCTCCCCAGACGTAATTGAGATGACTTTTTACCCGATAACTGCTCTCCTTGACGGTGTAGCTGGAAAGGAGCATTTAACTCGAGCTATTCGTCTCTATCTTGAAT ATAAACCTCCATTAGAAGAACTTAGATATTTCCTGGAGTTTCAGATTCCTCGGGTATGGGCTCCTGTGCGTGACACGATTCCTGGCCATCAAAGGAAAGAACCGGTATGCCCGTCTTTGCAATTCAGCATAATGGGGCAAAAACTATATGTCAGCATTGAACAG ATACTGATAGGACGTAAGCCAGTGACGGGTATGTGTTTGTCTCTCGAAGGGGGCAAGCAGAATCGATTGAGTATCCATCTTCAACACCTAGCTACTCTTCCAAAAATCCTGCAGCCATACTGGGACACTCACATTGCAATCGGTGCTCCCAAGTGGCAGGGGCCAGAGGAACAAGATAGCCGATGGTTCGAGCCAGTAAAGTGGAAGAACTTTTCGCACGTGAGCACCGCACCTATCGAAAACCCCGAAACCTTCATGGGTGAGTTATCTGGTGTTTACATAGTCACTGGAGCTCAGCTTGGAGTCTGGGGTTTCGGATCAAGATACGTTTTGTACATGAAACTTCTGTATTCTAGACTGCCAGGGTGTACAATACGAAGAACATTATGGGATCATTTGCCAAATGACAAGTCGAAAAAACTAGTCTCGTCCAGTGATAATAGTAATACTGCTGCTGATGATTCGAGTTCAGGTTCGAAAAACATACAAGGCAACAAGCTTGCGAAGTTGGTCGACACGACGGAGATGAGCAAGGGGCCTCAAGATTCTCCAGGTCACTGGTTGGTTACAGGTGCGAAACTAGGCGTGGAAAAGAGTAGAATTGTGTTGAGAGTAAAGTACTCGTTGCTCAACTATTGA